In a genomic window of Brettanomyces nanus chromosome 1, complete sequence:
- a CDS encoding uncharacterized protein (EggNog:ENOG41) produces the protein MTYHDVPVGYIPPPFPSLYWPLGPSKIMYKKSFLYYSKDVWRFTVCWCIIMIVAFYTSAAAIVILTHYRGTNYGINIKGTTWLDESRDTNNAGVPDLTRRKKQSLISSMVKSNKKFLLLVVLVYLVIAAFEGFVAGSLIGVLINAIYQSGQVKMTTWLPFVYSLVVVLFNITSSYSLTSTLM, from the exons ATGAC ATATCATGACGTTCCGGTAGGATATATTCCTCCTCCATTTCCCTCGCTTTACTGGCCTCTTGGTCCATCCAAGATTATGTATAAAAAGTCGTTTCTATACTATTCCAAGGACGTCTGGAGATTTACTGTTTGTTGGTGTATCATCATGATCGTGGCGTTTTACACTTCAGCTGCTGCTATTGTCATTCTTACCCACTATAGGGGTACAAACTATGGCATTAATATCAAAGGTACTACATGGCTCGATGAAAGCCGAGATACGAACAATGCAGGGGTACCGGATTTAACAAGGCGTAAGAAACAGAGTCTTATATCCAGTATGGTCAAGAGCAACAAAAAGTTTCTTTTGCTAGTTGTTCTTGTCTATTTGGTTATCGCTGCCTTTGAAGGCTTTGTGGCGGGATCGTTAATAGGCGTTTTGATTAACGCCATATACCAAAGTGGACAAGTTAAGATGACTACATGGTTACCCTTTGTCTATTCCCTTGTTGTGGtgctcttcaatatcaCATCATCTTATTCCCTGACAAGCACATTGATGTGA
- a CDS encoding uncharacterized protein (MEROPS:MER0064210), producing MIKTIFSAHKGYYIPDLEKESPHEAIELGGHLASNGFDTLDWNKRSDDYGGEDYDDGSDSVEDSQAARDLIFKESGYHHPNGFVESLLTTTTTHVSQKSLESESEDDGMKTKKSMTKSERKELKKKQKEEKKKRKKLEKQEKLRHHHKSSEDYSMDGYKLDKIRILNGLFTQACKMMDGPRALKFEDIVLSQGDLSTLLEDAWLNDNIIGFIYEYLTASQTRTTLKRRVKYMGEDKANSSVVLLLPTFSFLLANDPSPEQLKDVLPNMDGASFIFMPVNDSIDFDLGEGGSHWSLVLFSLKDRKAFVYDSMFRANETESLQLIKNTETLLDTSFEVIFDEYSPQQINGSDCGPLTCAMTALLLDRVINVNDNTFISLSMKNVLLSAIDARIFMLGTITNLMKKQKEITT from the coding sequence ATGATAAAGACCATTTTCAGTGCTCATAAAGGATATTATATACcagatcttgaaaaagaatccCCACATGAGGCTATAGAGCTTGGAGGGCATCTTGCATCGAATGGATTTGACACATTAGATTGGAATAAGCGTTCTGATGATTATGGTGGAGAAGACTACGATGATGGTTCTGACAGCGTTGAAGACAGTCAGGCAGCTAGGGACTTGATATTCAAGGAGTCTGGATATCATCACCCAAATGGGTTTGTggaatctcttcttactactactactaccCACGTTAGTCAGAAATCGCTAGAAAGCGAGAGTGAGGATGATGGTATGAAGACTAAGAAAAGCATGACAAAGTCGGAGCGTAAAGaactgaaaaagaaacagaaagaggaaaaaaaaaagaggaagaaactAGAGAAACAGGAAAAGCTGCGTCACCATCATAAGTCATCAGAAGATTATTCCATGGATGGATACAAGTTGGACAAAATTAGAATATTGAATGGACTATTCACTCAGGCTTGTAAGATGATGGATGGACCTAGAGCTCTCAAGTTTGAGGATATAGTCCTCTCCCAAGGCGATTTGAGTACATTGCTTGAGGATGCATGGTTGAACGATAACATTATAGGGTTCATTTACGAGTACCTCACGGCTTCGCAGACGCGTACCACACTGAAACGTCGTGTCAAATATATGGGAGAAGACAAGGCGAATAGTTCTGTCGTTCTGCTACTTCCTACCTTCTCGTTTCTATTGGCTAACGACCCCTCACCGGAACAGCTTAAAGACGTACTGCCCAATATGGACGGGGCATCGTTCATATTTATGCCGGTCAATGATagcattgattttgatcTTGGAGAAGGCGGATCACACTGGtctcttgttcttttctctctgaaGGATCGTAAAGCATTTGTTTATGATTCTATGTTTAGAGCCAATGAAACCGAGTCTCTGCAGTTGATCAAAAATACCGAGACGTTACTTGACACTAGTTTTGAGGTAATTTTTGATGAGTATTCGCCTCAACAAATAAATGGCTCTGATTGTGGCCCTTTAACTTGTGCCATGACTGCGCTTCTATTGGATAGAGTTATCAACGTCAACGATAACACCTTTATCAGTTTAAGCATGAAAAATGTGCTTCTCAGTGCTATAGACGCTAGAATATTCATGTTGGGTACAATCACTAATCttatgaagaagcagaaggagattACCACTTGA
- a CDS encoding uncharacterized protein (BUSCO:EOG09343MK6), with protein sequence MSEINIVIKLAPRTAGDKKHKVAVSTSSTIQELKEQLAKDLDIPVDRQRLIYSGKVLKDGDTIESYKIKDGHSLHLVKGAAKTDSTSRSSASTTQSAAGNSSAAASGSGSIPSNISAGQSTFDPLAGLTSARYAGYNVPLPTLEQMGMNPDGMQIPDDNQLEQMMENPLFQESMRGMLSDPRMLDFMIQQSPQLRAMGPMAREMLQSDQFRNMITNPQAMRSMMQFQRTMNPNEASAQTGSFPAPGNPITNESSGTDAAASSNSGNAGTAGAAGAAGSSGSTGSTAALPPNPFAALFGVPNSNTAANTNENTIDNNAGTTAANPATNPFANPNLWNMLSGLSGAANASQPPAPVDNRPPEEVFQSQLRQLNDMGFFDFERNVRALRRSGGSVEGAVDELLNGSV encoded by the exons ATGTCTGAGATCAATATCGTCATAAA GCTAGCACCCAGGACCGCTGGTGACAAGAAGCATAAGGTAGCTGTGTCTACCAGTTCGACAATCcaggagttgaaagagcAGTTGGCCAAAGACCTTGATATTCCTGTTGATAGACAAAGGTTAATATATTCGGGTAAAGTTCTCAAGGATGGAGACACGATTGAGTCCTACAAGATTAAGGATGGgcattctcttcatttaGTGAAGGGTGCTGCTAAGACAGATTCGACGAGTAGATCCAGTGCAAGTACAACACAGAGTGCTGCAGGTAATTCCTCGGCTGCAGCCTCTGGGTCAGGCAGTATTCCAAGTAACATTTCTGCAGGACAGAGCACATTCGACCCACTTGCCGGCTTGACTAGCGCTCGATATGCAGGTTACAATGTGCCTCTGCCTACTTTGGAGCAGATGGGTATGAATCCAGATGGGATGCAGATCCCAGATGATAACCAGCTGGAGCAAATGATGGAAAATCCTCTGTTCCAAGAAAGTATGAGGGGAATGCTCTCAGATCCGCGAATGCTTGACTTTATGATTCAGCAGTCACCTCAATTAAGGGCAATGGGTCCTATGGCACGTGAGATGCTTCAGAGTGATCAATTTCGTAACATGATTACCAATCCACAAGCGATGAGATCGATGATGCAATTTCAGAGAACGATGAACCCTAATGAAGCAAGCGCTCAGACAGGTAGCTTCCCTGCCCCTGGTAACCCTATAACGAATGAAAGTAGCGGAACTGATGCTGCCGCTTCTTCTAACTCCGGTAACGCTGGTACTGCCGGTGCTGCAGGTGCTGCAGGCTCCTCGGGATCCACGGGCTCCACAGCTGCTCTTCCTCCTAATCCGTTTGCTGCACTTTTTGGTGTTCCAAATTCAAACACAGCTGCCAATACAAATGAGAATACAATTGACAATAATGCAGGAACAACTGCTGCTAATCCTGCCACCAATCCATTCGCCAATCCTAACCTATGGAATATGCTGAGCGGTCTTTCTGGCGCTGCAAATGCATCGCAGCCACCTGCACCCGTTGATAACAGACCCccagaagaagttttccAATCGCAACTCCGTCAGTTAAATGATATGGGATTTTTCGACTTTGAACGAAATGTGCGTGCCttgagaagaagtggagGATCTGTCGAAGGAGCAGTTGATGAACTCTTGAACGGTTCAGTCTAG